The following are from one region of the Sphingobium sp. MI1205 genome:
- a CDS encoding VOC family protein: MSVIPPQAKAAPALPLIQSAWVVANLEQAIEGWLAMGVGPFFTFLVDLPDALYRGKTTPLRFRVALAQAGEVQIELIQQLSAGPSAYRDVIPEGTSGFHHVCRALGAYDEMLEQLRALGVEVATEAMVGDARFCYIDTRAYTGCMLELVDESAVGTALNALVRDGATNWDGSDPVREVDFASLLATAEAG, from the coding sequence ATGAGCGTCATCCCGCCGCAGGCGAAAGCTGCTCCCGCCCTGCCGCTGATCCAGTCGGCATGGGTGGTCGCCAATCTGGAGCAGGCGATCGAGGGCTGGCTGGCAATGGGCGTGGGGCCTTTCTTCACCTTCCTTGTCGACCTGCCTGACGCGCTCTACCGCGGAAAGACGACACCGCTACGCTTCAGGGTGGCGCTGGCGCAGGCGGGCGAGGTCCAGATCGAACTGATCCAGCAGCTCAGCGCCGGCCCATCCGCCTATCGCGACGTCATCCCCGAGGGGACATCCGGCTTCCATCATGTTTGTCGCGCTTTGGGCGCTTATGACGAAATGCTGGAGCAGCTTCGTGCCTTGGGCGTGGAAGTCGCAACTGAAGCCATGGTCGGCGATGCCCGCTTCTGCTATATCGACACGCGCGCATATACGGGCTGCATGCTCGAACTGGTCGACGAAAGTGCCGTCGGCACTGCGCTCAATGCTCTGGTGCGGGACGGGGCGACGAACTGGGATGGCAGCGATCCCGTTCGGGAAGTGGACTTCGCATCCCTGTTGGCAACGGCGGAGGCGGGATGA
- a CDS encoding SDR family NAD(P)-dependent oxidoreductase, translated as MTDAASATTYGAHSTTDDVLDGRDLSGMRIFVTGVSSGLGVETARVLVARGAEVVGAARDLAKARHATEIVRQSAAKAGSCELVELDLASMASVRACADAQLAAGKPFDLIIANAGVMMCPEGRTTDGFETQFGTNHLGHFLLVNRLAPLLRRGGRVVSLSSIAHRVADIDLDDPNFESTAYDPIIAYGQSKTANALFAVEFDRRHRDRGVRATSLHPGGIQTELGRYTDDVLRDRLIAALLATFPEGTRPLSLKTVEQGAATSVWAGIVAPAEEVAGRYCEDCHVAGAVHPQQDPGGVQSYALDPERAKALWAKSEELVGERF; from the coding sequence ATGACTGACGCAGCGAGCGCTACCACTTACGGGGCCCATTCAACTACGGACGATGTCTTAGACGGACGCGATCTGTCCGGCATGAGAATTTTTGTGACTGGCGTGTCCTCCGGTCTTGGGGTCGAAACTGCACGGGTTTTGGTAGCGCGAGGCGCCGAGGTCGTGGGCGCCGCACGCGATTTGGCAAAGGCCAGGCACGCGACCGAGATCGTCCGGCAGTCCGCGGCTAAAGCCGGGTCGTGTGAATTGGTCGAACTCGACCTTGCTTCAATGGCCAGCGTTCGCGCCTGCGCCGACGCGCAGCTTGCCGCGGGAAAGCCTTTCGATCTGATCATTGCCAATGCCGGGGTGATGATGTGCCCTGAGGGCCGGACGACAGACGGCTTCGAAACGCAGTTCGGCACCAATCATCTGGGCCATTTCCTGCTGGTCAACCGGCTCGCACCATTGCTGCGTCGGGGAGGGCGAGTGGTCAGCCTGTCCTCCATCGCGCATCGCGTGGCTGACATCGACCTCGACGATCCGAATTTCGAGAGCACAGCTTATGACCCTATCATCGCCTATGGCCAGTCGAAGACAGCGAATGCGCTCTTCGCTGTCGAATTTGACCGCAGGCACCGGGACCGCGGCGTGCGGGCAACCTCGCTGCATCCCGGTGGCATCCAAACCGAACTCGGCCGCTACACCGACGACGTTCTGCGCGATCGGCTGATTGCCGCCCTGCTGGCGACGTTCCCCGAAGGAACCCGGCCGCTGTCGCTCAAGACTGTCGAACAAGGCGCCGCAACATCCGTATGGGCGGGTATCGTCGCCCCGGCCGAGGAGGTCGCTGGCCGCTATTGCGAGGATTGTCACGTGGCCGGTGCCGTCCATCCGCAGCAGGATCCCGGCGGCGTCCAATCCTATGCGCTCGATCCCGAACGTGCAAAGGCGCTGTGGGCGAAGAGCGAGGAGCTGGTGGGCGAGCGCTTCTGA
- a CDS encoding nuclear transport factor 2 family protein, whose amino-acid sequence MSGTDEKLLARVEDLEARRDIMDCVCRYMRGQDRLDPDLQKSAFHPDAYVDCGPLAGSVDEFVAYAQAGLEGCAFTHHMIGQMQLTIAGDCAEGEVYFIAYHRMMLDGTEKDMIFGGRYIDEYRRRGGEWRIFRRKEIADWTRVDPAADDFFAMEPAYVRGGRRGKDFSNRRIWPA is encoded by the coding sequence ATGAGCGGGACCGACGAGAAACTGCTCGCCCGGGTCGAAGATCTGGAGGCCCGTCGCGACATCATGGATTGCGTGTGTCGCTACATGCGGGGACAGGACAGGCTGGACCCGGACTTGCAGAAGTCGGCCTTTCATCCCGACGCCTATGTTGATTGTGGTCCGCTTGCGGGATCGGTGGATGAATTTGTCGCCTATGCCCAAGCAGGCCTCGAAGGTTGCGCCTTCACCCATCACATGATTGGCCAGATGCAGCTCACCATTGCTGGTGATTGCGCGGAGGGAGAGGTCTATTTCATCGCCTATCATCGCATGATGCTGGATGGGACGGAAAAGGACATGATCTTCGGCGGCCGGTACATCGACGAATATCGGCGGCGTGGCGGAGAATGGCGGATTTTTCGACGTAAGGAGATTGCCGACTGGACACGTGTCGATCCGGCCGCCGATGATTTTTTCGCGATGGAACCGGCCTATGTACGCGGCGGACGGCGGGGCAAGGATTTCAGCAACAGGCGGATCTGGCCGGCTTGA
- a CDS encoding nuclear transport factor 2 family protein, whose protein sequence is MATDGRAIVQQFLDKLGHENDVDGLLELITPDVAVYTPFSPEGLPTRFNGRDEVDARFGDARRPMPYFTFLDVEILATEDPDRWVATCRSEGRQADGRNYANIYCWIFRLRDGKIAAWTEYYDPQKVMPFLDSITTD, encoded by the coding sequence ATGGCGACGGACGGACGCGCGATTGTGCAGCAGTTCCTGGACAAGCTGGGACACGAGAATGACGTCGACGGGCTGTTGGAACTGATCACGCCGGACGTGGCCGTATATACACCTTTCTCGCCCGAGGGGCTGCCCACGCGTTTCAACGGCCGGGATGAGGTTGACGCGCGTTTTGGCGATGCCCGGCGCCCTATGCCTTACTTCACCTTCCTGGATGTCGAAATACTCGCCACCGAGGACCCTGATCGCTGGGTGGCGACGTGCAGGTCGGAAGGCAGGCAGGCGGATGGGCGAAATTACGCCAACATCTATTGCTGGATCTTCCGGCTCCGGGACGGAAAGATCGCTGCGTGGACCGAATATTATGATCCGCAGAAGGTCATGCCTTTCCTGGACAGCATCACGACCGACTGA
- a CDS encoding FAD-dependent oxidoreductase has translation MPNEAETATDYDIIVVGGGGAGMTAALFAHAAGASVIILEADDKLGGATRLSGGVVYAAGTSVQKSMGIEDSPQAMYDYIMTLNGWQTRPDIIRLFAERSAATVEWLVSLGAEYQWVVKSGVDTVPRGHCTVGAGDTIGRLLINEVGAKGIETALKTRVEHLLVEDGRVVGVHASGMDLRAKAVIITTGGFGNSPGMRAKYFPSAAQHGDIVYSVHNDAPFILGDGIKLGEGVGARITGIDTGLVLPSAGLVPNSVEAFLPPWCMLVNDDGRRFMPENSPYAVSGYLINEQPRAHAWAIFDEKTLIEGSADKRFSDPYHTGEVSQTWDEDLIRKHVKSGKIRTADTLEALADKIGVNRLALNETMTRYNADAHEGVDSEWAKQAPKYFPIDQAPFFAVEVRASVIGQTSAGLDIDVHGRVRDRNGATIPGLFAAGEILGCVQGNRYSGGGMGVGNALTFGRLAGEEASKAVFANA, from the coding sequence ATGCCTAACGAAGCTGAAACCGCAACAGATTACGACATCATCGTGGTGGGAGGCGGCGGCGCGGGCATGACGGCGGCGCTGTTCGCGCATGCGGCCGGCGCGTCGGTCATCATCCTGGAAGCGGACGACAAGCTGGGAGGCGCGACGCGCCTCTCGGGCGGGGTGGTCTACGCCGCCGGGACCAGTGTCCAGAAGTCCATGGGGATCGAGGATAGCCCGCAAGCCATGTACGACTATATCATGACGTTGAACGGCTGGCAGACGCGGCCCGACATCATCCGCCTGTTCGCGGAACGCAGCGCCGCCACGGTCGAATGGCTGGTCAGCCTGGGCGCGGAATATCAGTGGGTGGTGAAGTCCGGCGTCGACACGGTCCCGCGCGGCCACTGCACGGTGGGCGCCGGCGATACCATCGGACGTCTGCTGATCAACGAGGTGGGCGCCAAGGGGATCGAAACCGCGCTCAAGACGCGCGTGGAGCATTTGCTTGTAGAGGACGGCCGCGTCGTCGGCGTTCATGCGTCGGGCATGGACCTGCGGGCCAAGGCGGTCATCATCACGACCGGGGGCTTTGGCAACAGCCCCGGCATGCGCGCCAAATATTTCCCCTCTGCCGCGCAGCATGGCGACATCGTCTATTCCGTGCACAATGACGCGCCCTTCATCCTGGGCGACGGCATCAAGCTGGGTGAGGGCGTCGGCGCCCGGATCACCGGCATCGATACCGGCCTTGTCCTGCCGTCAGCGGGCCTGGTGCCCAATTCGGTGGAAGCGTTCCTGCCGCCCTGGTGCATGCTGGTGAATGACGATGGGCGCCGGTTCATGCCGGAAAATTCACCCTATGCCGTCTCCGGCTATCTCATCAACGAACAGCCCCGCGCCCATGCCTGGGCGATCTTCGATGAAAAGACGCTGATCGAAGGCAGCGCCGACAAGCGCTTCTCCGACCCGTATCATACCGGCGAAGTGTCACAGACATGGGACGAGGATCTGATCCGCAAGCACGTCAAGTCGGGCAAGATTCGCACCGCCGATACGCTGGAGGCGCTGGCGGACAAGATCGGCGTCAACCGCCTGGCTCTCAATGAGACGATGACCCGCTACAATGCGGATGCACATGAGGGCGTGGACAGCGAATGGGCCAAGCAGGCACCCAAATATTTCCCGATCGACCAGGCGCCCTTCTTCGCCGTGGAAGTCCGCGCGTCGGTGATCGGGCAAACGAGCGCGGGCCTCGACATCGACGTCCATGGGCGCGTGCGCGACCGCAACGGCGCGACCATCCCCGGCCTGTTCGCGGCGGGAGAAATCCTGGGCTGCGTGCAGGGCAATCGCTATTCCGGCGGTGGCATGGGCGTCGGCAACGCGCTGACCTTCGGGCGGCTTGCGGGCGAAGAGGCCTCAAAGGCCGTGTTCGCCAACGCATGA
- a CDS encoding TetR/AcrR family transcriptional regulator produces the protein MGYYTAIVPKSLAFHREDFPDPFHAVPLARKQMACANQRLRRAEILCNVRRLLAQDGYAGVSLKEVAQSSNVSIQTVYNLVGNRTTLLAEAVVEHIGAHGKLAFSRKGYPNPIIGLCDLYWEGAALHPQYTRNATLTYFPPDRPLFEHIHKRGALLLREGFRVMAAEGKLRPCDHQALSSRIAGLQSITVLDGLTGFGDLFDLRRELVNSIGLMLMPVVTGQHAADMEVWLNAFDPRAINTPIGE, from the coding sequence ATGGGATATTATACGGCCATCGTTCCAAAGTCGCTCGCGTTTCACAGGGAAGACTTTCCCGATCCTTTTCACGCGGTGCCGCTCGCGCGCAAGCAGATGGCCTGTGCCAATCAGAGGCTGCGGCGAGCCGAAATACTCTGTAACGTGCGCCGCTTGCTTGCGCAGGACGGCTATGCCGGCGTTTCCCTGAAAGAGGTGGCGCAAAGCAGTAACGTGTCGATTCAGACCGTCTATAATCTGGTGGGAAACCGCACGACGCTGTTAGCCGAGGCTGTGGTCGAACATATCGGCGCTCATGGCAAGCTGGCCTTTTCCAGAAAGGGGTATCCCAATCCCATCATCGGCCTTTGCGATCTTTATTGGGAAGGCGCCGCGTTGCACCCGCAATATACGCGTAATGCGACGCTCACCTACTTCCCGCCCGACCGCCCGCTGTTCGAGCATATCCACAAGCGGGGCGCGCTGCTGCTGCGGGAGGGGTTTCGCGTCATGGCGGCCGAAGGCAAGCTGCGGCCATGCGATCATCAGGCGCTGTCCTCTCGGATCGCAGGTCTGCAAAGTATCACGGTGCTGGACGGGCTGACTGGTTTTGGTGATCTATTCGACCTGCGCCGTGAACTCGTCAACAGCATCGGATTGATGCTGATGCCGGTGGTCACCGGTCAGCATGCCGCCGACATGGAGGTCTGGCTGAATGCCTTCGACCCCCGCGCAATCAACACGCCGATCGGAGAGTGA
- a CDS encoding LLM class F420-dependent oxidoreductase, with protein sequence MSMRIGIQTFFDGQQREPLNDYVAGVSRILEERGFGAVWMSEHVVTFRDYDPAYPYPYADDGRPPAFLSEFGMLDPMSALTAIACHSSTLRLCTGIAILPQRNPVYFAKMGTAIDLLSGGRFVAGIGLGWSAQEFAATNTPFAHRGARADEYVEVLKSLWRNEEKAFEGEHYTMPACIQLPLPAQHPHPPLYFGGESRPALRRVARHGQGWVGFRTLPDALASRLAILRELLDEEGRTLNDIDIVISPGEHACDADMLARYAELGASEVVVICFDRDLDGFTRQADHLARTLVEPAARL encoded by the coding sequence ATGAGCATGCGGATCGGCATCCAGACATTCTTCGACGGCCAGCAGCGTGAACCGCTCAACGATTATGTTGCAGGCGTGTCCCGTATCCTTGAAGAGCGCGGCTTCGGCGCCGTCTGGATGTCCGAACATGTCGTCACGTTCCGCGACTATGATCCCGCCTATCCTTACCCTTATGCCGACGACGGCAGGCCGCCAGCCTTTCTGTCGGAATTCGGGATGCTCGATCCCATGTCCGCGCTCACCGCAATAGCCTGTCACAGCAGCACGCTACGGCTATGCACGGGCATCGCCATCCTGCCGCAGCGGAATCCGGTTTATTTCGCGAAGATGGGCACGGCCATCGACCTTTTGTCTGGCGGCCGCTTCGTCGCCGGCATCGGCCTTGGCTGGAGCGCCCAGGAATTCGCGGCGACCAACACGCCGTTCGCCCATCGCGGTGCACGGGCCGACGAATATGTGGAAGTCCTGAAATCGCTTTGGCGCAATGAAGAAAAAGCGTTTGAAGGCGAACATTACACTATGCCGGCCTGTATCCAGCTGCCCCTGCCCGCCCAGCACCCCCATCCACCGCTTTATTTTGGCGGAGAAAGCCGCCCTGCCTTGCGCCGTGTGGCTCGGCATGGCCAGGGATGGGTCGGCTTCCGAACCCTGCCGGATGCGCTGGCGTCTCGGCTTGCGATCCTTCGCGAACTGCTGGATGAAGAGGGTCGCACGCTGAACGACATCGATATCGTCATCTCCCCCGGCGAACATGCCTGCGACGCCGACATGCTGGCGCGCTACGCGGAATTGGGCGCATCGGAAGTGGTTGTCATCTGCTTCGATCGCGATCTGGACGGTTTCACGCGTCAGGCCGACCATTTGGCGCGCACGCTGGTCGAACCGGCAGCGCGGTTATGA
- a CDS encoding EthD domain-containing protein, which translates to MAFKIKAFLTRKPGMSPAAFRAHYEERHVPLALATFPEIIRHQRNYVAPEGMMFPPQIGMPQWDAVSDIWFADRTGFDAMLARLGTPATAAVAADEAMFLDRDRCGMMVVEEVDTVPAVA; encoded by the coding sequence ATGGCGTTCAAGATCAAGGCTTTCCTCACGCGCAAACCCGGCATGAGTCCGGCCGCTTTTCGTGCCCATTATGAGGAGCGACACGTGCCGCTGGCACTGGCGACTTTCCCTGAAATCATTCGGCACCAGCGCAACTATGTGGCGCCCGAAGGGATGATGTTTCCGCCGCAGATCGGCATGCCGCAATGGGACGCCGTGTCGGACATCTGGTTTGCTGACAGGACAGGCTTCGATGCGATGCTGGCGCGGCTGGGCACGCCGGCCACTGCAGCGGTCGCGGCGGACGAGGCGATGTTCCTTGATCGGGATCGCTGCGGTATGATGGTCGTCGAAGAGGTGGATACTGTTCCGGCAGTCGCTTGA
- a CDS encoding molybdopterin-containing oxidoreductase family protein: protein MTSREVPSFCRLCSGGCGVKVTIENDRVTRVRADPDHPLSHGYACFKGLQAPESHYGPARVLRPLARQADGRFSEIGSEIALDEIGARLKAIEEKYGAEAIGMYCGNGSMSGYITFAMQRAFMSAIGSRQRFTTFTIDQSAKFVSFERLGGWAGGTEQLETSDVVMMFGGNPLISHAALGVLCVDPVKRLKQAKARGMKLIVVDPRRTETAVHAEVFLQPFPGQDVPIAAAMLRMILAEGWHDADFCARFVGADRLDDLRQAVEPYTPEFAEKRAGLNPGDIARATRLFALESGRGVAIGSTGPNFSPFSNLAQHLIDCLNVVCGRFPRAGDKVVAVDVLDPPAAYIEEVVPAPRSWEAFPPSRIRGVGMIYGERLTGTLADEILTPGEGQIRALIVSGGNPANSVPDQERIIEALKSLELLVVIDPYPTVTSELADYILPTTLMFEHADMPLSVPGMSFWPVAFSQYTPALVPPPPGSDVVDDWYALWAIAQRMGKQVRFDDAVDLDMTVRPDAEDLIAIRARRSAVPLDEIKAHPGGKIFDLADIHVQPARAEATGRFDVMPADVADELRAATAYCPNGDFTHLIATRRMRDLYNSNGYHLRTTRARNPYNPVALHPDDMTSLGLAEGDEVEIQSEVATVRAVAKSDPTLKPGVITISHGWGGVPGRQGDPRAGGTSINPLISDHEHVEIVNAMPRMSAIPVNLKRVQNENSKTEERWFEPAAPTVGRMADTGP from the coding sequence ATGACTTCGCGCGAAGTGCCGAGTTTTTGTCGTCTCTGCTCAGGAGGATGTGGCGTCAAAGTGACGATCGAGAATGATCGAGTCACCAGGGTGCGCGCCGATCCGGACCATCCCCTTTCGCACGGTTACGCCTGCTTCAAGGGCTTACAGGCCCCGGAGTCCCACTATGGCCCCGCCAGAGTGCTGCGGCCATTGGCACGGCAGGCAGATGGCCGCTTCAGCGAGATTGGCTCGGAAATCGCGCTTGACGAAATCGGTGCCCGATTGAAGGCCATTGAAGAGAAATATGGGGCCGAAGCAATCGGCATGTATTGCGGCAATGGTTCGATGAGTGGCTACATCACCTTTGCCATGCAGCGCGCCTTCATGTCCGCGATCGGCTCTCGCCAGCGCTTCACCACCTTCACCATCGATCAATCTGCCAAATTCGTTTCGTTTGAGCGCCTAGGCGGATGGGCTGGCGGAACGGAACAGCTGGAAACGTCCGACGTGGTCATGATGTTCGGCGGCAATCCGCTGATCTCCCACGCGGCACTCGGCGTCTTGTGTGTCGATCCCGTGAAACGCCTGAAGCAGGCGAAGGCGCGGGGCATGAAGCTGATCGTGGTCGATCCTCGCCGCACGGAAACCGCAGTACATGCGGAAGTCTTCCTTCAGCCATTCCCCGGCCAGGATGTGCCGATCGCTGCTGCTATGTTGCGGATGATCCTGGCGGAAGGCTGGCACGATGCCGATTTCTGCGCACGGTTCGTCGGCGCCGACCGGCTCGATGATCTGCGCCAGGCTGTGGAGCCGTACACGCCTGAGTTTGCAGAAAAGAGAGCGGGTCTGAACCCAGGCGACATCGCGCGGGCGACCAGATTGTTCGCGCTGGAAAGCGGACGCGGCGTGGCGATAGGGTCGACCGGTCCGAACTTCTCACCCTTTTCCAACCTCGCCCAACATCTGATCGATTGCCTGAACGTCGTGTGCGGGCGCTTTCCTCGTGCAGGCGACAAGGTGGTGGCCGTGGACGTGCTCGACCCACCCGCCGCCTATATCGAGGAGGTTGTACCCGCACCGCGCAGCTGGGAGGCATTTCCCCCAAGCAGGATCCGCGGCGTAGGCATGATATACGGCGAAAGGCTCACAGGAACCCTCGCCGATGAAATACTCACGCCCGGAGAGGGTCAGATACGCGCGCTGATTGTAAGTGGCGGCAACCCAGCCAACTCCGTTCCAGACCAGGAACGCATCATAGAAGCGCTGAAGTCTCTTGAACTGCTGGTGGTGATCGACCCTTATCCCACCGTTACCAGTGAGCTGGCCGACTATATCCTGCCCACCACACTTATGTTTGAGCATGCGGACATGCCGCTCAGCGTTCCGGGCATGTCCTTTTGGCCGGTTGCCTTTTCCCAATATACGCCCGCCCTCGTTCCTCCTCCGCCCGGGTCCGATGTGGTCGATGACTGGTACGCGCTTTGGGCGATTGCGCAGCGAATGGGCAAGCAGGTCCGTTTCGACGACGCCGTCGATCTTGACATGACGGTACGGCCGGATGCCGAAGATCTGATAGCCATTCGCGCGCGCCGGTCGGCAGTGCCGCTGGACGAAATCAAGGCACATCCTGGCGGCAAGATCTTCGATCTCGCCGATATCCATGTTCAGCCCGCACGCGCCGAAGCGACGGGACGATTCGATGTCATGCCCGCCGACGTAGCGGATGAACTTCGCGCCGCGACCGCCTATTGCCCCAATGGAGATTTCACCCACCTGATCGCCACGCGCCGGATGCGCGATCTTTACAACAGCAATGGGTATCATTTGCGGACCACACGCGCGCGCAATCCCTACAATCCCGTCGCGCTTCATCCAGACGACATGACGTCACTCGGCCTCGCCGAAGGAGACGAGGTCGAAATCCAATCCGAAGTAGCCACCGTGCGCGCGGTCGCGAAATCCGATCCGACGTTGAAGCCCGGTGTTATCACGATCAGCCATGGCTGGGGCGGCGTACCGGGCCGCCAAGGTGATCCTCGTGCCGGTGGCACCAGCATAAACCCGCTGATCAGCGATCATGAGCATGTCGAGATTGTCAATGCGATGCCGCGGATGAGCGCGATACCGGTCAATCTGAAAAGGGTGCAGAACGAAAACTCGAAAACCGAAGAACGATGGTTCGAGCCAGCTGCGCCGACTGTTGGTAGAATGGCTGACACAGGACCCTGA
- a CDS encoding aromatic ring-hydroxylating oxygenase subunit alpha, with amino-acid sequence MADWLVDTRTRPGTAIMPGEAPHEVYQRLISNDENKAPETIATTLPEDLGLGGIDKRRYYDPAFHRLEVERLWTRTWQMACREEEIPEVGDVVVYDLAEHSFLITRVSPDEIRAYRNACLHRGTRLCDSDTSVRQFRCPFHGFTWSLEGQLSEVPCRWDFPQVEEARFRLPEAKVDRWGGFVFINMDPDASPLADYMGILPDHVSGEHFAGKYIARYFRKVLPANWKACIEAFLEAYHSVETHAWSLGFTNDANAQYDIFPDSPHVTRFMHAFGVQSPHVDRTLTEQQVLEELFKIFWNGEAAPELAPGEKARPFAAALARQRRSAEMGRDYSHYSDAESIDSIEYTLFPNLVLFKGLMVPTVYRFRPNGNDPDSCIFDLYLLLEVPEGEPRPEPAMVFEMGEMSYAELPGLGHFFGTTYDQDTSNLGMQQKGMKTLLQEDLVLGRYQESRLRHFEKMIDQYIARG; translated from the coding sequence ATGGCAGACTGGTTGGTGGACACGCGCACGCGCCCCGGCACGGCTATCATGCCAGGCGAAGCGCCGCATGAGGTCTATCAACGGCTGATCTCGAATGATGAGAATAAGGCACCCGAGACGATCGCGACCACCCTGCCCGAGGATCTCGGCCTCGGCGGCATCGACAAGAGGCGCTATTATGATCCCGCCTTCCATCGGCTGGAGGTGGAAAGGCTGTGGACGCGCACCTGGCAGATGGCCTGCCGCGAGGAGGAAATTCCCGAAGTCGGCGACGTGGTCGTCTATGACCTCGCCGAACATAGTTTCCTGATCACCCGGGTGTCTCCCGATGAGATCCGAGCCTATCGCAACGCCTGCCTGCATCGTGGCACGCGCCTCTGCGACAGCGACACCAGCGTGCGACAGTTCCGCTGTCCGTTCCACGGCTTCACCTGGTCGCTGGAGGGCCAGTTGAGCGAAGTGCCCTGCCGCTGGGATTTCCCCCAGGTGGAGGAAGCGCGCTTCCGCCTGCCGGAAGCGAAGGTGGACCGGTGGGGCGGCTTTGTCTTTATCAACATGGACCCGGACGCGTCCCCGCTGGCCGATTATATGGGGATATTGCCGGACCATGTGTCGGGCGAGCATTTCGCCGGCAAATATATCGCGCGCTATTTCCGAAAGGTGCTGCCCGCCAACTGGAAGGCCTGTATCGAAGCCTTCCTGGAAGCCTATCACTCGGTTGAAACTCATGCCTGGTCGCTGGGCTTCACCAATGACGCCAACGCCCAATATGACATTTTCCCGGACTCGCCGCACGTCACGCGCTTCATGCACGCCTTTGGCGTCCAGAGCCCGCACGTCGACCGGACCTTGACCGAACAGCAGGTGCTGGAGGAACTGTTCAAGATCTTCTGGAACGGTGAAGCCGCACCCGAGCTTGCGCCGGGCGAGAAAGCGAGACCCTTCGCCGCGGCCCTGGCGCGGCAGAGGCGCTCTGCCGAAATGGGCCGCGACTATTCGCATTATTCCGACGCCGAAAGCATTGATTCCATCGAATATACGCTGTTCCCCAACCTCGTGCTGTTCAAGGGGCTGATGGTGCCTACGGTCTATCGCTTCCGTCCCAACGGCAACGATCCTGACAGCTGCATATTCGACCTCTATCTCTTGCTGGAAGTCCCGGAAGGCGAACCCCGGCCGGAACCCGCCATGGTCTTTGAAATGGGCGAGATGAGCTATGCGGAGTTGCCTGGCCTCGGCCATTTCTTCGGTACGACCTATGATCAGGACACAAGCAATTTGGGAATGCAGCAAAAGGGCATGAAGACCTTGCTGCAGGAGGATCTGGTTCTGGGCCGATATCAGGAAAGCCGCCTGCGGCACTTCGAAAAGATGATTGACCAGTATATCGCTAGGGGATGA
- a CDS encoding VOC family protein, whose product MIKGIHHIAVSTPDLDRMVAFYGDALGFEKVDWDGGWKRGNPVIDQIVGLRDSSARSVMLRAGNVYLELFQYLTPEARPGDPERPVCDHGYTHFCLDVEDVEAEYQRLSALGVRFNSPPVFDHEQGIGATYGRDPDGNVIEIQEVLKKAHPFHASRSGLTRSE is encoded by the coding sequence ATGATCAAGGGCATTCATCATATCGCCGTATCAACGCCCGATCTTGATCGGATGGTCGCCTTCTATGGCGACGCGCTGGGCTTTGAGAAAGTCGATTGGGACGGCGGCTGGAAGCGCGGCAACCCGGTGATCGACCAAATTGTCGGCCTGCGCGATTCCTCCGCGCGTTCGGTGATGCTGCGCGCGGGGAATGTCTATCTGGAATTGTTCCAGTATCTCACGCCAGAGGCCCGTCCCGGCGATCCGGAGCGGCCTGTGTGCGATCATGGCTACACGCATTTCTGTCTCGATGTCGAGGATGTCGAGGCAGAGTATCAGCGCCTTTCCGCGCTTGGAGTTCGGTTCAACAGTCCGCCTGTGTTCGATCATGAACAGGGCATCGGGGCGACTTATGGGCGTGATCCCGACGGAAATGTCATCGAGATTCAGGAAGTGCTGAAAAAGGCGCATCCCTTTCATGCCAGCCGATCGGGGCTGACGAGGTCGGAGTGA